One window from the genome of Magnolia sinica isolate HGM2019 chromosome 4, MsV1, whole genome shotgun sequence encodes:
- the LOC131242341 gene encoding alcohol dehydrogenase-like 7 isoform X1, with protein sequence MERSPHEGKAIRCKAAVSRNPGEPLEMEEIEVAPPKDWEVRIKIVCTSLCHSDITYWKMRGAPGIFPRIFGHEAVGVVESVGEKVEDMNSSDIVVPVFLSHCLECVDCKSTKSNVCSNHPFTVMPGMRDGSSRFTDARGEIVHNFLRVSSFIEYTVVDVINVVKIDAGIPPEKACMLSCGVSTGVGAAWKVAGVEAGSTVAIFGLGAVGLAVAEGARLVGASKIIGVDSNPEKFEIGKKLGVTHFINPTDCEDKPISEVIKEMTSGGADYSFECVGLASVMMDAFASSRTGWGKTIILGVEMHGSPISINHAEILKGRTITGSLFGGIKAKSDIPLLVKRYMDKELHLDEFITHEVGFKDINTAFDLLIQGKSLRCIIWMDR encoded by the exons ATGGAAAGAAGCCCACATGAAGGAAAAGCTATCCGATGCAAAG ctgcaGTTAGCAGGAATCCAGGAGAGCCTCTAGAAATGGAGGAGATTGAAGTAGCTCCACCAAAAGATTGGGAAGTCCGAATCAAAATCGTATGTACATCTCTCTGCCACAGTGACATAACCTATTGGAAAATGAGA GGCGCTCCTGGTATTTTCCCGAGGATTTTCGGACACGAGGCAGTCGG AGTTGTGGAGAGTGTTGGGGAGAAGGTGGAAGACATGAACAGCAGCGACATCGTAGTTCCGGTGTTCCTATCACATTGCCTGGAATGTGTTGACTGCAAATCGACAAAGAGCAATGTCTGTTCGAATCACCCATTCACCGTCATGCCGGGGATGCGTGACGGATCCAGTCGATTCACGGACGCAAGAGGGGAGATTGTGCACAATTTTCTCAGGGTGTCGAGTTTCATTGAATATACGGTGGTAGACGTAATCAATGTAGTGAAAATCGATGCCGGAATCCCGCCGGAGAAGGCATGCATGCTCAGCTGTGGAGTCTCTACT GGAGTAGGGGCTGCTTGGAAAGTAGCCGGAGTGGAAGCGGGTTCCACAGTTGCGATTTTTGGGCTGGGTGCCGTTGGACTTGCG GTTGCAGAGGGAGCAAGGCTTGTGGGAGCTTCTAAAATTATCGGTGTGGATTCAAATCCTGAAAAATTCGAGATCG GGAAGAAATTGGGAGTGACCCATTTCATTAATCCAACAGATTGTGAGGATAAACCTATCAGTGAG GTGATTAAAGAAATGACTAGTGGTGGTGCTGACTATTCCTTCGAGTGTGTCGGTTTGGCATCCGTGATGATGGACGCATTCGCCAGCTCCCGGACC GGTTGGGGTAAAACCATCATCTTAGGCGTAGAAATGCACGGCTCGCCGATAAGCATCAACCACGCAGAGATTTTAAAAGGAAGAACCATCACAGGCTCGTTGTTTGGAGGAATCAAAGCCAAGTCCGATATTCCACTCCTTGTGAAACGGTACATGGACAAG GAGCTTCATTTAGATGAGTTCATCACGCATGAGGTGGGGTTCAAGGACATAAACACAGCCTTTGATCTGCTCATCCAAGGGAAGAGCCTCCGTTGCATTATATGGATGGAT
- the LOC131242341 gene encoding alcohol dehydrogenase-like 1 isoform X2, with product MQRVVESVGEKVEDMNSSDIVVPVFLSHCLECVDCKSTKSNVCSNHPFTVMPGMRDGSSRFTDARGEIVHNFLRVSSFIEYTVVDVINVVKIDAGIPPEKACMLSCGVSTGVGAAWKVAGVEAGSTVAIFGLGAVGLAVAEGARLVGASKIIGVDSNPEKFEIGKKLGVTHFINPTDCEDKPISEVIKEMTSGGADYSFECVGLASVMMDAFASSRTGWGKTIILGVEMHGSPISINHAEILKGRTITGSLFGGIKAKSDIPLLVKRYMDKELHLDEFITHEVGFKDINTAFDLLIQGKSLRCIIWMDR from the exons ATGCAAAG AGTTGTGGAGAGTGTTGGGGAGAAGGTGGAAGACATGAACAGCAGCGACATCGTAGTTCCGGTGTTCCTATCACATTGCCTGGAATGTGTTGACTGCAAATCGACAAAGAGCAATGTCTGTTCGAATCACCCATTCACCGTCATGCCGGGGATGCGTGACGGATCCAGTCGATTCACGGACGCAAGAGGGGAGATTGTGCACAATTTTCTCAGGGTGTCGAGTTTCATTGAATATACGGTGGTAGACGTAATCAATGTAGTGAAAATCGATGCCGGAATCCCGCCGGAGAAGGCATGCATGCTCAGCTGTGGAGTCTCTACT GGAGTAGGGGCTGCTTGGAAAGTAGCCGGAGTGGAAGCGGGTTCCACAGTTGCGATTTTTGGGCTGGGTGCCGTTGGACTTGCG GTTGCAGAGGGAGCAAGGCTTGTGGGAGCTTCTAAAATTATCGGTGTGGATTCAAATCCTGAAAAATTCGAGATCG GGAAGAAATTGGGAGTGACCCATTTCATTAATCCAACAGATTGTGAGGATAAACCTATCAGTGAG GTGATTAAAGAAATGACTAGTGGTGGTGCTGACTATTCCTTCGAGTGTGTCGGTTTGGCATCCGTGATGATGGACGCATTCGCCAGCTCCCGGACC GGTTGGGGTAAAACCATCATCTTAGGCGTAGAAATGCACGGCTCGCCGATAAGCATCAACCACGCAGAGATTTTAAAAGGAAGAACCATCACAGGCTCGTTGTTTGGAGGAATCAAAGCCAAGTCCGATATTCCACTCCTTGTGAAACGGTACATGGACAAG GAGCTTCATTTAGATGAGTTCATCACGCATGAGGTGGGGTTCAAGGACATAAACACAGCCTTTGATCTGCTCATCCAAGGGAAGAGCCTCCGTTGCATTATATGGATGGAT